One genomic window of Pseudomonas aeruginosa includes the following:
- a CDS encoding LysR family transcriptional regulator has product MDRFQAMQAFTRIVELGAFGKAADSLELPRASVTQAIQQLEAHLGVQLLQRTTRQVSLTLDGQAYYERCVRLLADLEEAESCFPRVLNNPRGRLRVDLPGALGRMRVIPFLPEFCERYPELELQLSSNDRLVDLLREGADCVLRVGELHDSSLVGRHLADLPQVTCASAAYLERHGHPRQLAELGGHLAVNYQSPSSGRTFDFEFSVDGRLRTLPMRSRVSVNNADAYVAACRAGLGLIQAPHYHVAAGLADGSLRQVLGEWLPPPLPLHAVYPSQRQLSPRVRVFVDWLVELFGRQAAGETQ; this is encoded by the coding sequence ATGGATCGTTTCCAGGCCATGCAGGCCTTCACCCGCATCGTCGAGCTGGGCGCCTTCGGCAAGGCCGCGGACAGCCTGGAGCTGCCGCGCGCCAGCGTGACCCAGGCGATCCAGCAACTGGAGGCGCACCTTGGCGTGCAGTTGCTGCAGCGCACCACCCGCCAGGTCAGCCTGACCCTCGACGGGCAGGCCTACTACGAGCGTTGCGTGCGCCTGCTGGCGGACCTGGAGGAGGCGGAAAGCTGCTTTCCACGCGTCCTGAACAACCCGCGCGGGCGCTTGCGGGTCGACCTGCCGGGCGCACTGGGGCGGATGCGGGTGATTCCGTTCCTGCCGGAGTTCTGCGAGCGCTACCCGGAACTGGAGCTGCAGTTGAGCAGCAACGATCGCCTGGTCGACCTGCTGCGCGAGGGCGCGGACTGCGTGCTGCGGGTCGGCGAGCTGCACGATTCCAGCCTGGTCGGCCGGCACCTGGCCGACCTGCCGCAGGTGACCTGCGCCAGCGCCGCCTACCTGGAGCGTCATGGCCATCCGCGGCAGCTCGCCGAGCTCGGCGGGCACCTCGCGGTGAACTACCAGTCGCCTTCCAGCGGGCGTACCTTCGACTTCGAGTTCAGCGTCGACGGGCGTCTGCGCACGTTGCCGATGCGCAGCCGGGTCAGCGTCAACAACGCCGATGCCTACGTCGCCGCCTGCCGGGCCGGGCTCGGGCTGATCCAGGCGCCGCACTATCACGTCGCCGCCGGTCTGGCCGACGGTAGCCTCCGACAAGTGCTCGGAGAATGGTTGCCGCCACCGCTGCCGCTGCATGCCGTGTATCCCTCGCAGCGCCAGTTGTCGCCGCGGGTGAGGGTGTTCGTCGACTGGCTGGTGGAACTGTTCGGTCGCCAGGCGGCCGGCGAGACGCAATGA
- a CDS encoding alanine/glycine:cation symporter family protein, translated as MESLQKWVVDLNGVVWGPLMLVLILGTGLYLMLGLKFMPLVRLGVGFRLLWQGRSKDDESSGEISPFQALMTCLAATVGTGNIAGVATAIFLGGPGALFWMWCTALVGMATKFSEVVLAVHYREKDERNEHVGGPMYAIKNGLGKRWAWLGAAFALFGGLAGFGIGNMVQVNSMADALEVSFGVPDWVTGVATMLVTGLVILGGIRRIGKVAEALVPFMCVGYIVASVIVLVVHAEAIPGAFQLIFTHAFTPIAATGGFAGAAVMAAIRFGVARGIFSNEAGLGTAGIAQAAGTTHSAVRSGLIGMLGTFIDTLIICSLTGLAIITSGVWTSGASGAALSSAAFEAAMPGVGHYILSLALVVFAYTTILGWSYYGERCWEYLAGTRAILPFRIVWTLAIPFGAMTQLDFAWLVADTLNALMAIPNLIALLLLSPVVFRLTREYFAKARS; from the coding sequence ATGGAAAGCTTGCAGAAGTGGGTGGTCGACCTGAACGGCGTGGTCTGGGGGCCGTTGATGCTGGTGCTGATTCTCGGCACCGGCCTGTACCTGATGCTGGGGTTGAAGTTCATGCCCCTGGTGCGCCTGGGAGTCGGCTTTCGCCTGCTCTGGCAGGGGCGTAGCAAGGATGACGAGAGCAGCGGCGAGATCAGCCCGTTCCAGGCGCTGATGACCTGCCTGGCGGCCACCGTCGGTACCGGCAACATCGCCGGGGTGGCCACGGCGATCTTCCTCGGCGGCCCGGGCGCGCTGTTCTGGATGTGGTGCACCGCGCTGGTGGGAATGGCCACCAAGTTCTCCGAAGTGGTGCTGGCGGTGCACTACCGCGAGAAGGATGAGCGCAACGAACACGTCGGCGGTCCGATGTATGCCATCAAGAACGGTCTGGGCAAGCGCTGGGCCTGGCTCGGCGCGGCCTTCGCGCTGTTCGGCGGGCTCGCCGGCTTCGGTATCGGCAACATGGTCCAGGTCAACAGCATGGCCGATGCCCTGGAGGTTTCCTTCGGCGTGCCCGACTGGGTCACCGGGGTCGCCACCATGCTCGTCACCGGGCTGGTGATCCTTGGCGGCATCCGCCGTATCGGCAAGGTCGCCGAAGCCCTGGTGCCCTTCATGTGCGTCGGCTACATCGTCGCCTCGGTGATCGTCCTGGTGGTCCATGCCGAGGCGATTCCCGGCGCGTTCCAACTGATCTTCACCCACGCCTTCACGCCGATCGCCGCCACCGGCGGCTTCGCCGGCGCAGCGGTGATGGCGGCAATCCGTTTCGGCGTCGCACGCGGGATCTTCTCCAACGAGGCCGGCCTCGGCACCGCCGGCATCGCCCAGGCCGCCGGCACGACCCATAGCGCGGTGCGTTCGGGCCTGATCGGTATGCTCGGCACCTTCATCGATACCCTGATCATCTGCAGCCTGACCGGCCTGGCGATCATCACCTCGGGCGTCTGGACCAGCGGCGCCAGCGGCGCGGCGCTGTCCTCGGCGGCGTTCGAGGCGGCGATGCCGGGCGTCGGCCACTACATCCTGTCGCTGGCCCTGGTGGTGTTCGCCTATACCACCATCCTCGGCTGGAGCTACTACGGCGAGCGCTGCTGGGAGTACCTGGCGGGCACCCGGGCGATCCTGCCGTTCCGGATCGTCTGGACCCTGGCGATTCCGTTCGGCGCCATGACCCAGCTGGACTTCGCCTGGCTGGTGGCGGATACCCTCAACGCGCTGATGGCGATTCCCAACCTGATCGCCTTGCTGCTGCTGAGTCCGGTGGTGTTCCGCCTGACCCGGGAGTATTTCGCCAAGGCCAGGAGTTGA
- the tpx gene encoding thiol peroxidase: MAQVTLKGNPVNVDGQLPQKGAQAPAFSLVGGDLADVTLENFAGKRKVLNIFPSVDTPTCATSVRKFNVEAGKLANTVVLCISADLPFAQKRFCGAEGLENVVNLSTLRGREFLENYGVAIASGPLAGLAARAVVVLDEQNKVLHSELVGEIADEPNYAAALAAL, encoded by the coding sequence ATGGCTCAAGTGACTCTCAAGGGCAACCCGGTCAACGTCGATGGCCAGCTCCCGCAGAAAGGCGCCCAGGCTCCGGCCTTCAGCCTGGTCGGCGGCGACCTCGCCGACGTGACCCTGGAAAACTTCGCCGGCAAGCGCAAGGTGCTGAACATCTTCCCCAGCGTCGACACCCCGACCTGCGCCACCTCGGTGCGCAAGTTCAACGTCGAGGCCGGCAAGCTGGCCAACACCGTGGTGCTGTGCATCTCCGCCGACCTGCCGTTCGCGCAGAAGCGCTTCTGCGGCGCGGAAGGCCTGGAGAACGTAGTCAACCTGTCGACCCTGCGCGGTCGCGAGTTCCTCGAGAACTATGGCGTGGCCATCGCCAGCGGCCCGCTGGCCGGCCTGGCCGCGCGCGCCGTGGTGGTGCTCGACGAGCAGAACAAGGTGCTGCACAGCGAACTGGTCGGCGAAATCGCCGACGAGCCGAACTACGCGGCGGCCCTGGCGGCTCTCTGA